One part of the Ursus arctos isolate Adak ecotype North America unplaced genomic scaffold, UrsArc2.0 scaffold_16, whole genome shotgun sequence genome encodes these proteins:
- the LOC125281389 gene encoding ral guanine nucleotide dissociation stimulator-like isoform X1 gives MEICQGTKPHRQPPHVKPNPLTRGGERPTRQSSLNSQAAGPSPRRQTGRTGPGPAVQQVNAHPRHSTGVRLPPTSLPAPGLLPVAEPEKGPSMELEATPALHRPSPAVSEPASPPSAVAELEHMLPSSPCVPGAELQSAGPSAFPGIFTPALTIDIEPTVTPDGSCCVTPKNQLGEEKPDLLDFPSRLVTEQLTYMDTELFKKLLPHQCLGSVWSKRNKPGSEHLAPTVRATVAQFNGVAKCVITTCLGNPSMTARDRAMVVEHWIKVAKACQILQNYYSLNAIVSALQTVSIYHPKKTWENVSRSNHLINLPPW, from the exons ATGGAAATCTGCCAGGGAACAAAGCCACACAGACAACCTCCTCACGTTAAACCCAaccccctgacaaggggtggtGAAAGGCCAACCAGGCAGAGCAGCCTGAACAgccaagcagcaggcccctcccccagaagacagaccggaagaacag gtcctgggccagcagttcaacaGGTGAATGCCCACCCCAGGCACAGCACAGGAGTGAGACTCCCACCTACTAGCT tgccagctccagggctccttccagttgCAGAGCCAGAAAAAGGGCCTTCTATGGAGCTAGAGGCAACCCCAGCTCTGCATCGACCATCACCTgcagtgtcagagccagcctcccctccatcaGCTGTTGCAGAACTGGAACACATGCTCCCATCATCtccatgtgtgccgggtgctgagctgcagtcagctggaccaTCAGCTTTCCCAGGAATTTTCACTCCAGCTCTGACAATAGACATAGAGCCCACTGTGACCCCAGATGGTTcctgctgtgtcaccccaaagaaccagctgggtgaggagaagcctgacctcctggacttcccttccAGGCTTGTGACAGAGCAACTCACATATATGGATACG gagctgttcaagaagctgctgccccatcagtgcctgggctccgtctggtccaagcgcaataagcctggcagtgagcacctggcacccacagtccgggccactgtcgcccagttcaacggtgtggccaagtgtgtcatcactacctgccttggcaacccaagcatgacagcccgggacagggccatggtggtggagcactggatcaaggtggccaag gcctgtcaaatccTGCAGAACTACTACTCCCTGAATGCCATCGTCTCGGCTCTGCAGACTGTCTCAATATACCACCCCAAGAAGACATGGGAGAACGTTTCCAG GAGCAACCATCTAATAAatctgccaccctggtga